CCCGCGCGTGAGATCGACCTTGACAACGGTAAAACCATTTAACACCTCAACGACCCCTGGATGCCGGAATGTAATGGCATCCAGCTCTTTACAGGGAATACAACTATCCGAATAAAAATCGATCATCACATAGCGATCCTCTTCGTCGGCCTGTGCCAGGACAGTATCCGTGTAAGGCTGCCAGTCCGGAATTGTTTGTGCACCTGCATCCGGTTTAATCATCCATGTACCCGTCATAACAGCTATCAGGCTAAGAATCAACTTGATTTTCCGGAACCCGGTAGATGTTTCGCCTGCCTGGTTAAATACTGCATAATAAATCCCTGCCAGAATCAGGTACAACGGCAGCAGAATCCGGGAAAAGGGCGGGTTCAGCAGGGGATGAATAAACCAGATCGCCATACCGATCAGAACCAGACCAAAAAAGATGCGAACACCATTCAGCCATTCTCCGGACCGGGGAAGGGCGTCCAGTTTTGCCGAAAACATGGCCAGGAAGATATAGGGAATCCCCAGGCCAAGAGACATGGTAAAAAAGAGGAGGAATCCGGTAAGGGCACTGCCTGAAGCTGCCACATAGGTGAGCAGGCTAATCACAAAAGGACCGATACATGGAGCAGCAACAATACCCATGGTGAGTCCCATCATCAGAGAACCTGCATAACCGGATCGGCTTCCGCCTCCCAGCCGGGTCAAAGCATAGGGCAGCCGGAATTCATAAAAACCAAACATGCTCAACGAGAGAACCAGCATCAGCAGTGCCAGCAGGATAAGGACAACAGGACTGGTCATCAGGGAACCGAACAGGCTTCCGGAAAGGGCCGCAGCAGTCCCCAGAACCGAGTAGGTAACAGCCATACCCAATACATAGAGAAGTGCCAGGATAAGAACATTTCCTTTTGCCTTCTGAGATCCGAAATAACTGATTGTCACCGGTATCAGCGGATATACACAGGGCGTCAGGTTCAAAGCCAGTCCACCTAAAAACACCAGGACCAATACCCAGAAAAAATTCCGCGAAGCAAGGGGATTAACTTTTCCGATTGCTTTAAAATCACTATCTGTCATAACAGATTCAGTTTCGGCAGTCCGTTTCCCGGTGTTTTGCACAGGTTCCGAATCCTTTGCAGCATCCTCTTTATTTGCCTGGGGTTGAACAGTTATTTCAGATTCAACAGGAATCGCCCTGCTCAGAACTTCGGGGTCCAGTGACACAGTAAATGTAGATTCCATGGGGATAAGGCACATTTCATTATCACAACCCTGGTAGGAAAGGGTTCCTGTCAGTGTGGTTTTGTTCGACAAAGGCTGCTTTTCTTTCAGGTGCAATCCAATGACAAGCGTCCCGTCATAAACAGAGCTTTTTCCACCCAGGGATTCAAGATTAACCAGGTGGGCTTCAGGGTACTGCACGCTCACTAATGAAAAATAAGGATTATCTTGCAAAGTCATACGGGCCGGGATGGAATAATTATCCAGAGGATCGTGGCTGTTAATATGCCAGCCTTGTTCAATCAAAAAATGAAGCGCCACAAAAGCCGTCCCATCCTCCTGCCCCGGATGCACCTCATGTTTCTGCAGGCGGACTAATTTATCCGGAACAGCTGAAAACAGCACTGTCGTGATGAATAAGAGAGGAAAAAATATGCGCAATACCCTTTTCATGAAAACCTCGTTTTTGGATTTTTTGTCAGTTTCCGGCAAAAAACGTTACAGAAAATATGGAGTCTCTTTTTGAGATTCATGTAAAAAGCATGTAGATTTCAAAAATATTGATCCACTAAAGAAAGGATACAAAATCATGACAGCAAAAAAAATGAAAGATCTGAACCTTATACAGTTTATGAACGAATCTCCCACGGCTTCCCATGCTGTGAATGAACTGAAAAAAATCGCAAAACAAAAAGGGTATCGGGAAATCCGGGAAGATGAGCGCTGGTCTCTGGAGCCCGGAGAAGGCTTTTATCTGATCCGTGAGGATACAGGATTTATTGCAGGTATGATAGGTAAAAAAGCGATTGAAAAACAACGATGGAATATTGCCGCGGCCCATACCGATTCCCCCGGTTTTCGTCTGAAGCCCAATGCGGTACATGTAAAACAGGGAACTGTTCTTCTGGGCGCCGAAGTCTATGGCGGCCCTTTGCTGTCCAGCTGGACGGACCGGGATTTATCCCTGGCAGGCAGAATTCTTTTGAGGGAGACATCAGGCAAAATAATCACCCGTTTATGGCGGTGTCAAAAACCGGTACTCCGTATACCCTCGGCAGCCATTCATTTGAATCGCCAGGTAAATGATGAGGGATTGAAACTAAATAAGCAGACTCAGCTTGTACCCCTTTTCAAAATGGATGATCCGAATCAGGTATTTGACGGACCGGCATTTATCCGCTGGCTTGGGCGGGAAATCGGGGAAGATCCCCGGTCCATCGTGGATTTCCAACTTGAGTTGTATGATACCCAACCTGCCCTGCTTGGCGGTCCTGATGAAGAATTTCTGCTCTCCGGGAGGATTGACAATCTGACCATGTGCTATGCAACCGCCCAGGCTCTGCCTGATACGGGGACAGTCCCTGAATACAATGCACTTGTCGTGTGTTTCGACAACGAAGAAACCGGATCTAAAACACTTAAAGGCGGAGATTCTTTTTTTCTGGGATCCATACTGGAACGTCTGGGGCTGAGTTGCGGCATGGATCGTGAATCCTTTTTGCGAAGTCTGTCGGAATCCATTCTTTTTTCAGCCGACGGCGTGCATGCCATTCACCCCAATTATGCCGAACTGTATGAACCGGCCCATCCGGTATACATGAACCGGGGACCGGCATTAAAAGTGAATGCCCAAAACCGTTATGCCACCTCATTGTATACATCCGCCCTCTTCAGGGAAATTGCCCGGGACGCCGGTGTGCCGGTCCAAACCTATGTCCACCGGTCCGACCTCCCTTGCGGTTCAACAATCGGCCCCCTGGTCTCTGCCCGGCTTGGCTTAAAAACCCTGGATGCCGGCATCGGTATGCTTTCCATGCATTCTGTCCGTGAAATGGCCGGCATTGATGATATCCACGGCATAACGGCAATTCTGTCAAAGTTTTTGATCTATAGCGGATGAACCAGATTGTCCCGCTTTTTCATTGTTCTTTTAATCAGAATAATTTAAATTATTTAAGTGGAATAACATCTATATAAAAAAGGGCTTATTATGAAAGGCAGAACTGTTATCATCATGAGTGCCATCCTATCTGCACTCTTTGTTTTCGGCTGTTCAGGCCCGAAAAACCTGACGGATGAGGCAGCACATGAAAAGATTGATGCTCTAACCAAGGATCTCGAACTGGTCAAGAGCAAAGTAGAAGGAATTGAGACCGGTCCCGGTACGCCCGTATCCCGGAGTGATCTGGAAACAGTAATCAAAGAAGTCAAAAAACTGAATTCTCAAATTGAAGCCTTGAATATCCGCCAGAATAGTCTGGCAGCAGAGCTGAAGCAGCTTAAATCGAGTGAAATGAACTTTCAGCAGAGTGCTGCTTTCATCGACAGTGTCAATTACAGCATTCTGGAAGACATCCAATACCTGAAAAACAAAATCAATGAATTAAAAGAAACGCTGAAGTCGGCGCCTGCTCCAGCCCTTGCCGCGGCAGCGGCTCATCCGGGGCGAAGGACATCCGAAGTCTTTAAAGAAGACTATGTGAGAAGCCTCAGTAATTTTCAGAATAAACAGTACGACAAAGCCATCGAAATGTTTTCAGATCTGTTGCGGACCAATCCGGATCATGAACTGGCAGACAATGCCCAGTACTGGCTTGCGGAAACGTATTATATGAAAGGCGACTACCAACGGGCACTTGTGGAATTTGAAAAAGTATTCACCTTCACACAAAAAGGAAAATATGACGACGCCCAGTTGAAATTGGGTTACTGTTATCTGAAACTGGGACAGAAAGAAAAAGCCAAAGAGGAATTTGAACGGCTTATTTCTCATTATCCCTACAGTGAATACTACCAAAAAGCACAGGAAATGTTAACACAATTACAATAAGAGTGATTATGACATTACGCATTTATGCCTCGACACGAAAAATAACGCCTTTCACCGAGTCTTCCCTGACCGGTGATTTCCTTCAGGCCGTATCAACCATCTACAATGAAAGCAAGATTGATATCCGCCTTTACATGCCAAAATACGGGTTTATTTCAGACAGAAAATATATCCTGCGGGAAGTGATCCGTCTCAAAGAAATTCCTGTCCCCTATAAAGACGGAGAAATTGTCCCCTCAGTGAAATCGGCGTTTATCCCCGAAACACGGGTTCAGGTTTACTTTTTGGTATACCCTGAATTATTTAAAAAAATCACTCGTCCCATCGCCGAATCACATGATTTGAGCCCGTATGAACAATGGGAAGGGTGCATTGCAATTTTTGACCATACGGCCATCCAAACACTGGAATACCTGTACTGGCAACCGGACATCATGCTCTGTTGCAATACAGAATCAGCCCTTATTCCCTATCTGCTAAAGAAGTCCTATCATGATAACGAATGGTACAAACCCACAAAACCCGTCCTTCTTTTAAGCCAGGATATGGTTTTTAAAGGCATCAGCAAAGAGATTCTTGACGAATACCACATCGATACAACGGATGAAGATTTGAGTGATCCGGTGGGATTATTGAAATCTGCCATTAAACATTCCCATGCCGTTATCCTGCTGGACCATCCTGAGATGTCGCACCTGGATGACATCCTTTCCGATGCTTCTGTTGACAAGCTGCTGAAACAAAAAGGGGAACAATATCTGAAGCTCTCCATAGAAAATCCTGATGAAAACACTTGGAATGAAATGGCGAAACAGGTATACAACTTTCTCGAAAGTATCTGATAATATTTTCAAAAACTCATGGTATATTCCCGGGTGGTTCTGAACACCCCCGGGATTTTTTTCAGGAAGGCTTATGCACAAACTTTGGTTCTTTCTTTCATTACTGATCCTGATGTCATCTTGTGAAAAGGATCAGGTACAGCTTCCGTTCGGACCGGGAACGGCAACGGTGGATTCTGTTCTGTTGTCACGTGATGACTTCGATTCATTAACGGTAAAATACAACTCCTCTTCTTCGTCATCCTCCATTTACAATTATGTTGGTGGCTACCGGGATGCAGATTGTAAAACCGTTTTGATTTTTACGAATTTCACTCCGCTGCATGATACGGATGCAGACGCAGATTCCCTTGTTGTCAATAATGCCAGGATTATTCTCAGTGAATATCAAACATGGGGAAGTCCGGAATCTTTCACCTTTCAAACGTTCCTTATTCCCCAGACAGAAGAATACACCTGGTCCGATACCAGTGATTTCGATACATACTGGCAATCCGTCAGTCCTCAACTGGCACCTTTGAATGCATTCCCCTATACCCCCGATTCTCTCATCATTCCAATAGGTACAGATATTGCCGACAGCTGGTGGGATCCTGAAGAAGATGTAACAAATAACGGTATTGTCCTTAATTATGACGCGGGCGGACAAGAAGGAATGGCCGGTTATTATTCTTCCGACTACAACTCGGTTTCGAACTGGCCCCGCCTGGAACTTAACTGTACGGTTTTTGATTCATCCGGGACAAAAGACAGCACTTTTACTGTTTACGCAAATCGGGATTTTACGTATTCCGAACTAAGAAATACAGAAAGTGCACCTCCTTTCTTTGTCTCTCAGGGAGCTATTCGCCGGGCTTTTATCACCTCATCCCGCTTTCTGCCTGCTGTTCAGGGAAAATCCATCAACTACGCCGAACTCTCTCTCACCGTCAATCAATCGGAATCCCATTTCGACGAAGATTCCCTTACCGTTTATATCGGTCTTTTTACTTCTGAAGACTGGGAAACAAAAAACTTCCTTTTCAGCAGTTATCAAAATCCGGCAAAAATCTATAAAGACCACCTGAATGTATCCATACCCATCACCGAAGTGATAATGGATTTACAGGATAACAGTGGAGCGGCCGTGAGCGGACTCTTTATCCGGCTCGGCAGTGAATTGTATGGTTTTAACCAAATTGCCTTTGATCCCGATTCGGTTAAGATGAAAATTGTAAGCACCGAGTTTTAACAGGAGATTCATGATACGTAATTATAAAATCATTCTTACGATTCTGTTTGCGCTCACATCAGGACTGAGTGGTGGCATATTTGAACTCTACGGCACGGGAACATACGGAACAGATTATTCCGCGTCAGCTTTCGGCCGGGGAGGGGTATCCACTGCTTATACAGACACGATGACCGGCAGTATCAACCCTGCCCAACTGGCCCATATTCGATTTACCGAACTGGAGGTAGGGATGAATTCCCGCATTTCCCATATTTCCGATTTCGGATATAATGAATCTTCCGTTCGCTTCGATTATGCCAACTTGATCATTCCGGTAGGTAAAAAAGGCGGCCTGCAGCTGGGAATTTATCCCATTTCATCCGCACAGGCTGAATATCAGATTAAAACATCCTATATTACGGAAGTTCTCAAAACCACAGGGGATATCTATTCTCTTTCACTGGGATTTGGATATAAGATTGCTCCCCGGTTTTATGGCGGTGTTGCCTTTGAATTAATTACCGGCGGTTATACCCTCAGCAATGAAATCCGCTTTTCAAACGACGCGTATTACAGCTCTGAAAAGTATTATTCCAAAGGGATTGACGGAAGACGAATCACGCTGGGGACTATCGTAAGCATGGACAATCTGACTCTCGGTTTACGGTATGTCCATCCTTTCAGCATGAAATATAAGACACTGGAATACAACAGCTACAGCGAATATATATACAACGAACCGGTTGACACCACCTTAACACATCACATTGTCATCCCCCGTGAACTTTCGGCAGGTATTGCCTGGAGAATCGGGCGCCGTCATTACCTTATGTCAGATTACACCTACCGGAATATTCAGCATGCCTCACTGCTGAAAGTATTCAACCCGGTCAATGTTGATTATACCTCTTCGACATCACATCATCTGGCTGCCGGATACGAAAGACGAGGTGCCGTAGGATTATTTGTCCCCTTTTTTCAAAGCCTGACTTACCGCACAGGCGTTTTTTATGACAAACACAGGCTTGGCACGGACTATCAGAGTTACGGAATCAGTGCCGGATTTGGCATTCCCTTTAATAATTTTAAAAGTCGTATTGACGTTGGCTTTAATTACGGTTTAAATTCAGGGGATATTTTTGAAGATATTGAAATGAACGAAACATTTTTTCAAATTAAAATATCGATAAATTCCATTGAGCGATGGTTTAACACCCGGGGAAAATATCGATGATAACAAAAATCAGGAGATATGATACGATGAAAAAACTTCAGAACCAAATCCTCATTCTTGGGATATCTTTGTTGTTGGGAGGACTCTTTTTAACAAACTGTGTCCCCCATGAACAAAGATCTCCGGAAGAAATTGCAGCCATACAGCGTGCCAAGCGGGATTCCATCCGGAAAGCAAATTACAACCGTTGTCTTTTTAAAATGAGTAATGCTGATCAGTATAAAATTCAGGAAAACTGGACCGCTGCCATCCGGAATTATAAGGATGTTATTGAACTGGGATGCGTGGAAGATTTTGCAGACCCCTTATTTAAAGATCTGGCTCATTGTTACTACCGGAACGACCAGCCGGATTCGGCAGCCTGGGCGATTGAAGAGGGACTGATTTACAAACCGACCGATCTTCACATGCTGAAGCTCATGGCATATTACAACCGTGGTAATCTGGACAAGACCCTTGAAGCCTGGACACGTATTAACAACCTGTACCCGGGCAATACAGAATATATGTTTGAGCTGGCAGATCTCTATTTTAAAGCAGGTCACTATGACGAACAGATTACCCTGCTTGAAGAGATTCTTGAAATCGAACCGGATAACAAAAAAGCCGAATTATCCATTATTGCAGCTTATGAAGCCAAAGGGGTAGATCCTATTGAACTCTATGCCAAGAATTTTGAGACAGATAAATCCCATCCCCAGTATGCCTATCAGTATGCCCAGCGTTTGATTGACAGTAATAATTACGTGAAAGCTGTTACGGTCCTTGAGGAAGCTTTGAAGTACAATGCCTCAAATAAAAATTTAACCGAAATGCTGGCAGAATCATATGTGAATACAGGGCAACGGGACAAAGCAGTTCTTGTTTACGAGGAATTGGCTCAAAAAAATCCGACAGACAATGAACTGTTTATTAAAATTTCCAGTCTGTACCGGGAAATGGGACAATATCAAAAAGCCCTTCAGTTTGCAGACAAAGCTGTGGAAATCCCGCCGCATAACGGCCGGGCCATGGCGGAACGCGGGGAAGTCTACCTGGCAATTGCCCAGGCAAATACCATGAACCTGAACCTGAACGATAAACTGGTTTACCACATGGCCTATGAAGATTTCAAAGAAGCCCTGAAGCAGGGAAACGGCAATGTCCGCAGCAAAATTAATTTTCTGGAAAATAATAAATTAATAATAACCGGACAGAGTGACTATTTTCTGGCAACTGAGGCCAATAAAGTAGGGCCCAATGAATTCAAGCCTGTAGGAGAAGGTTACGCTTGGATTACACGAACCGTCAAAGTACAGTAGTCTATATCGGCTCCGACCATGCCGGTTTTTCTATGAAAGAGAAAACGGCGGAATACATAAGATCTTTGGGATATACCGTCCGGGATATGGGGACTGATTCTGAAAAATCGGTGGATTATCCCGACTATGGTGTAAAAGTTGCGCGTATGGTACGGAAAAACAATGGTTCCTGCGGGGTCATATTTTGCGGAACGGGCATCGGTATCAGCATTGCCGCGAATAAGGTCCCTGAGATCCGTGCTGCCCTTTGTACCAGTGAATTTCATGCGGAAATGGCACGAAGGCATAATGATGCCAATATACTGGCCATGGGTGCCCGGGTTTCATCATTCGATGAAGTAAAAAAAATGGTAAACAAATGGTTTTCGACCCCTTTTGACGGAGGCCGTCATGAAAAGCGGGTCAAAAAAATTCATTCACTAACGGGGTGTTGATATGTTTGAAATACTGAAAAAACAAGATCCGGAATTGTTTCAAACGATAACCCGTGAAATCCGGCGACAGAACGAGACCCTCGAAATGATTGCCTCGGAAAATTTTGTCAGTCCGGCAGTCCTGGAAACAGCCGGTAACGTTATGACGAACAAATATGCCGAAGGATATCCGGGACACCGTTATTATGGCGGATGCGAGTATGTTGATGAGGCAGAAAACCTTGCCCGGGACAGGGCGAAAAAGCTCTTTGGTGCCGATTATGCCAATGTACAGCCCCACTCCGGCAGCCAAGCCAATATGGCTGTCTATTTTACCTATTGCCAACCCGGGGACACGGTCCTTGGAATGGATTTATCCCATGGCGGTCATCTGACCCATGGAAGCCCGGTCAATTTTTCCGGTAAACTCTACAATATTGTCAGTTATGGAGTAAAGGCAGATACCGGCCGTATAGATTACGATGA
Above is a genomic segment from Candidatus Neomarinimicrobiota bacterium containing:
- a CDS encoding thioredoxin family protein; this encodes MKRVLRIFFPLLFITTVLFSAVPDKLVRLQKHEVHPGQEDGTAFVALHFLIEQGWHINSHDPLDNYSIPARMTLQDNPYFSLVSVQYPEAHLVNLESLGGKSSVYDGTLVIGLHLKEKQPLSNKTTLTGTLSYQGCDNEMCLIPMESTFTVSLDPEVLSRAIPVESEITVQPQANKEDAAKDSEPVQNTGKRTAETESVMTDSDFKAIGKVNPLASRNFFWVLVLVFLGGLALNLTPCVYPLIPVTISYFGSQKAKGNVLILALLYVLGMAVTYSVLGTAAALSGSLFGSLMTSPVVLILLALLMLVLSLSMFGFYEFRLPYALTRLGGGSRSGYAGSLMMGLTMGIVAAPCIGPFVISLLTYVAASGSALTGFLLFFTMSLGLGIPYIFLAMFSAKLDALPRSGEWLNGVRIFFGLVLIGMAIWFIHPLLNPPFSRILLPLYLILAGIYYAVFNQAGETSTGFRKIKLILSLIAVMTGTWMIKPDAGAQTIPDWQPYTDTVLAQADEEDRYVMIDFYSDSCIPCKELDAITFRHPGVVEVLNGFTVVKVDLTRGGENLIEAYDIKGFPTVVFLDPDGRELRDFRLLGYEKPDDFLNRLKTLINQN
- a CDS encoding M18 family aminopeptidase — encoded protein: MTAKKMKDLNLIQFMNESPTASHAVNELKKIAKQKGYREIREDERWSLEPGEGFYLIREDTGFIAGMIGKKAIEKQRWNIAAAHTDSPGFRLKPNAVHVKQGTVLLGAEVYGGPLLSSWTDRDLSLAGRILLRETSGKIITRLWRCQKPVLRIPSAAIHLNRQVNDEGLKLNKQTQLVPLFKMDDPNQVFDGPAFIRWLGREIGEDPRSIVDFQLELYDTQPALLGGPDEEFLLSGRIDNLTMCYATAQALPDTGTVPEYNALVVCFDNEETGSKTLKGGDSFFLGSILERLGLSCGMDRESFLRSLSESILFSADGVHAIHPNYAELYEPAHPVYMNRGPALKVNAQNRYATSLYTSALFREIARDAGVPVQTYVHRSDLPCGSTIGPLVSARLGLKTLDAGIGMLSMHSVREMAGIDDIHGITAILSKFLIYSG
- the ybgF gene encoding tol-pal system protein YbgF, giving the protein MKGRTVIIMSAILSALFVFGCSGPKNLTDEAAHEKIDALTKDLELVKSKVEGIETGPGTPVSRSDLETVIKEVKKLNSQIEALNIRQNSLAAELKQLKSSEMNFQQSAAFIDSVNYSILEDIQYLKNKINELKETLKSAPAPALAAAAAHPGRRTSEVFKEDYVRSLSNFQNKQYDKAIEMFSDLLRTNPDHELADNAQYWLAETYYMKGDYQRALVEFEKVFTFTQKGKYDDAQLKLGYCYLKLGQKEKAKEEFERLISHYPYSEYYQKAQEMLTQLQ
- a CDS encoding glycogen/starch synthase codes for the protein MTLRIYASTRKITPFTESSLTGDFLQAVSTIYNESKIDIRLYMPKYGFISDRKYILREVIRLKEIPVPYKDGEIVPSVKSAFIPETRVQVYFLVYPELFKKITRPIAESHDLSPYEQWEGCIAIFDHTAIQTLEYLYWQPDIMLCCNTESALIPYLLKKSYHDNEWYKPTKPVLLLSQDMVFKGISKEILDEYHIDTTDEDLSDPVGLLKSAIKHSHAVILLDHPEMSHLDDILSDASVDKLLKQKGEQYLKLSIENPDENTWNEMAKQVYNFLESI
- a CDS encoding tetratricopeptide repeat protein — its product is MKKLQNQILILGISLLLGGLFLTNCVPHEQRSPEEIAAIQRAKRDSIRKANYNRCLFKMSNADQYKIQENWTAAIRNYKDVIELGCVEDFADPLFKDLAHCYYRNDQPDSAAWAIEEGLIYKPTDLHMLKLMAYYNRGNLDKTLEAWTRINNLYPGNTEYMFELADLYFKAGHYDEQITLLEEILEIEPDNKKAELSIIAAYEAKGVDPIELYAKNFETDKSHPQYAYQYAQRLIDSNNYVKAVTVLEEALKYNASNKNLTEMLAESYVNTGQRDKAVLVYEELAQKNPTDNELFIKISSLYREMGQYQKALQFADKAVEIPPHNGRAMAERGEVYLAIAQANTMNLNLNDKLVYHMAYEDFKEALKQGNGNVRSKINFLENNKLIITGQSDYFLATEANKVGPNEFKPVGEGYAWITRTVKVQ
- the rpiB gene encoding ribose 5-phosphate isomerase B, whose translation is MKEKTAEYIRSLGYTVRDMGTDSEKSVDYPDYGVKVARMVRKNNGSCGVIFCGTGIGISIAANKVPEIRAALCTSEFHAEMARRHNDANILAMGARVSSFDEVKKMVNKWFSTPFDGGRHEKRVKKIHSLTGC